AAGTCGGTCATGAATTTGGTGCCACGACAGGACGCGCGCGTCGCTGTGGTTGGTTCGATGCCGAGGCATTACGCCGTGCTGTCGTACTTAACTCTATGTCAGGTATCTGCCTAACCAAGCTTGACGTGTTAGATGGTCTTGAAGAGCTACTCATTGGTGTCGGTTATAATTTGCCAGAAACTGAGTGTGCAGGCGCGCATGATGCTGAATTCTATGAGTCGGTAACACCAAAGTATGAAACACTACAAGGTTGGAGCGAATCAACGGTTGGTATCACTAACTACGATGAGCTGCCTGAAAATGCTAAAAAATACATCAAACGTATCGAAGTATTGATTGGTTGCCCTATCGATATCATCTCAACCGGTCCTGATCGTGAAGAGACCATCGTCCTACGTGATCCGTATGATGCATAATTGGTTATAACTATATTGTATGGTTCATTCACAAAACCCTAATGCTAAACATTGGGGTTTTGTTTTTGGTAAGTAAGAAAAATTTGCACCAGTAGTACCTGTTGTATCGATATTACTTTTCACCGACTATACAACCATAAATTAATCCTATCATTTACACGCTTAATCATTATAATAGGCAGCAATCATTCGCTGAGCACTATATCTTCTTATTGTGTATCCGTATTAGACATGCATGAATGAATTCGCTTAGCGCAGTGATCACAGACAACGTAAATTATTTAATTTCTCACTTATATATCAGGAGCTTTTCATGGCTAACGAACGTACTTTATCTATCATCAAACCTGACGCAGTCGCTGGCAATAACATTGGCGCTATCTACGACCGTTTTGAAAAATCAGGTCTAAAAATTGTTGCGGCTAAAATGATGCAACTAGATGATGAAAAAGCGGGCGGTTTTTACGCTGAGCACGCTGAGCGTCCATTTTATAACGACCTAAAATCTTTCATGATGTCAGGTCCAGTATTGGTATCAGTACTAGAAGGCGAAAATGCTATCGCTAAGCATCGTGAAATCATGGGCGCTACTAACCCAAAAGACGCAGCTGAAGGCACTATCCGTGCTGATTTTGCTAGCAGCATCGATGAAAACGCTGTTCATGGTTCAGATTCAGCAGAATCAGCAGCACGTGAAATCAGCTACTTCTTCAATGAAGAAGAAGTTTGTGCACGTACGCGTTAATAGCAGCTTTTATTAACAGATTTTATTAACAGCCACTGTTATCCATAATAATAGCGCTGATTAATTATTAGTGTAACGAGACGGCTTATATCTTTTGGTATAAGCCGTTTTAGCTATTATAATATAGTCAGTCCTAAGTAAAAGAAATACAGATGTTATAAAGCACTACTGGGGTTAATTTTTCTTGCTTGCTGTGCCTACGCAGACAGAGGCTGCGAATAATTAACCCCAGTAGCGCTGCACTCTTTTAAAAGTGGATCAATTATAGTCTAACTATGCATTGAAATTTTAACTTTTCTCCCTCATTATTGGTTTTACTTAGCGTTATCAATCCTTTATCAGTATGTTTCTATCAATTTCTGATAAAAAATGCACTCATAACGGATTGCTCATGCACTCATACATTAAGTATGTCTAGCAACGCCCATCTCAACAATTGCATCGCTTATATCAAAAAATGCAAAAAGGTTATTTATTATGTCGACTGTCCAAACCCCTGTCCAATATCTCCCAGCCAAAACTGCTAACAGCATAAAATTGGTAGACGAGGCGCAGGCAAAAACCAATCTACTAGGCATGACACAAGCACAATTGGCGGATTACTTTAAGAGTATTGGCGAAAAGCCGTTCCGCTCGACGCAAGTCATTAAGTGGATATATCAGCAAGGGGTGACAGATTTTGAGCAAATGACCAATTTAAGTAAGTCTTTGCGAGATAAGTTATCAGCCAATGCCTGTGTGATACCACCAAAGGTTATCCATCGCCAATATAGTGATGATGGTACGCGCAAATGGGTATTTGAAGTGACTGGCGGCTCATTGGTTGAGACGGTATTGATTCCGGCAGATGACAGTAAGTTAAATGGTCGCAAAACCTTGTGTATCTCCTCGCAAGTCGGCTGTGCGCTGGACTGTAGCTTCTGTAGTACGGGCAAGCAGGGCTTTGAGCGCGATTTAACGGCGGCTGAGATTCTCGGACAATTATGGGTGGCCAATGCTTCTTATATGAGCGATGAAAACGACAGCTTAGAGAATATTGACCATAGTTTATGGGAAAATAATGTCACCAATGTGGTCATGATGGGCATGGGTGAGCCGTTATTAAACTATCGTCCCGTTGTCAGCTCAATGGAGTTGATGCTCAGTGATCATGCCTATGGTTTATCAAAGCGCCGTGTCACTCTATCTACCTCAGGTGTGGTGCCAAAAATGTATGAGTTGGCAAAAGAGCTGGACGTCGCTTTAGCGATTTCATTACACGCGCCAAATGATGAGCTGCGTAATGAATTGGTACCGATTAACAAAAAATATCCGTTAGAGCAGTTAATGGCAGCGGCGAGAAATTACGTCTTTGACGTGAACCCGCGCCATAAAAAACATGTGACGATCGAATATGTCATGTTAGACGGTGTCAATGATAGTAATGAGCATGCTGAGCAACTGGTTGCCTTATTGGGTGATTTGCCAAGTAAGATTAACTTGATACCGTTTAACCCATTCCCACATGCAAATTATGATAAGTCGAGTAACAATCGCATTCATGCCTTTAGCAACATATTAAGTGAAGCAGGTTTTGTTTGTACCATTCGCCAAACGCGCGGTGATGACATTGATGCCGCTTGTGGGCAATTGGTTGGGCAGGTAGCCGATAGAACACGTCGCTCAGCCGCTTGGCAGCAAAGTATTAAAGACCGCGAAAATAGTTGATTAGGTTAATAAAAATGACTGCTATAGCTATCTAACGTAGCTATAGATGAATTAATGTATTAAAAAACCCCACTCTCAACTATCATAATTTTTGGCGTAGGCTGTGGCTTTAGCCCAGCGTTTTTGGCAAATTGTTACGATTGACTGGGCTAAAAGCACCAGCCTACGATAGCCCATATTAAGTTGAGAGTCGCGTATTAAAAAGAATCCTACTATAGTATTTTTTGTAGCCTCTACTATGCAGGCAGCAGCAAGCAAGCAAACAAGAAAAATTTATAGCAGTAACGCGTTACTATAATATTATTTCTAGTATTGCAGACGGACTATGTTTAGCTGTCTTTTTTGCATCACAATGG
This window of the Psychrobacter arcticus 273-4 genome carries:
- the ndk gene encoding nucleoside-diphosphate kinase, which translates into the protein MANERTLSIIKPDAVAGNNIGAIYDRFEKSGLKIVAAKMMQLDDEKAGGFYAEHAERPFYNDLKSFMMSGPVLVSVLEGENAIAKHREIMGATNPKDAAEGTIRADFASSIDENAVHGSDSAESAAREISYFFNEEEVCARTR
- the rlmN gene encoding 23S rRNA (adenine(2503)-C(2))-methyltransferase RlmN, producing MSTVQTPVQYLPAKTANSIKLVDEAQAKTNLLGMTQAQLADYFKSIGEKPFRSTQVIKWIYQQGVTDFEQMTNLSKSLRDKLSANACVIPPKVIHRQYSDDGTRKWVFEVTGGSLVETVLIPADDSKLNGRKTLCISSQVGCALDCSFCSTGKQGFERDLTAAEILGQLWVANASYMSDENDSLENIDHSLWENNVTNVVMMGMGEPLLNYRPVVSSMELMLSDHAYGLSKRRVTLSTSGVVPKMYELAKELDVALAISLHAPNDELRNELVPINKKYPLEQLMAAARNYVFDVNPRHKKHVTIEYVMLDGVNDSNEHAEQLVALLGDLPSKINLIPFNPFPHANYDKSSNNRIHAFSNILSEAGFVCTIRQTRGDDIDAACGQLVGQVADRTRRSAAWQQSIKDRENS